A stretch of the Cumulibacter soli genome encodes the following:
- the mnmA gene encoding tRNA 2-thiouridine(34) synthase MnmA: MKILAAMSGGVDSAVATARAVDAGHDVTGVHLALSQTPEAVRAGSRGCCTIEDSRDARRAADVLGIPFYVWDLAEQFREDVIDDFVAEYAAGRTPNPCLRCNEKIKFSAVLDRARALGFDAVVTGHHAKLNVDEHGTPHLARSVDDAKDQSYVLAVLTAEQLRYAMFPLGDTTKEQVRAEAAERGLAVADKPDSHDICFISNGDTMGFLRSQLGDRPGDIVDSDSGEVVGEHQGAYAYTIGQRKGLRLANPVNDGKPRYVLSIEPVDNRITVGTADALEVTTVTAQRPVWTGGTAPAFPWRGVVQMRAHGGMAEATAEIDADGNLLIGLLTSARGIAPGQAVVLYDDDRVVGSATISAAHA, translated from the coding sequence GTGAAGATCCTTGCAGCGATGTCCGGCGGCGTCGACTCAGCAGTTGCGACCGCGCGTGCCGTCGACGCCGGTCATGATGTGACCGGCGTCCATCTCGCGCTGTCCCAAACGCCAGAAGCGGTGCGGGCGGGTTCACGCGGCTGTTGCACCATCGAAGACTCCCGCGACGCTCGCCGCGCTGCCGACGTGCTCGGCATCCCGTTCTACGTATGGGATCTGGCCGAACAGTTCCGCGAAGACGTGATCGATGACTTCGTCGCCGAGTACGCCGCGGGGCGCACGCCTAACCCATGCCTGCGCTGTAACGAGAAGATCAAGTTTTCAGCCGTGTTGGACCGCGCTCGCGCACTGGGCTTCGACGCGGTGGTGACCGGTCACCACGCCAAACTGAACGTGGACGAGCACGGCACTCCGCACCTGGCGCGGTCGGTCGACGACGCGAAGGACCAGTCGTACGTCCTGGCGGTCCTCACCGCCGAGCAGTTGCGGTACGCGATGTTCCCGCTGGGTGACACCACCAAGGAACAGGTACGTGCGGAGGCCGCCGAACGCGGTCTAGCCGTCGCCGACAAGCCCGATTCGCATGACATCTGCTTCATCTCCAACGGTGACACGATGGGCTTCTTGCGCTCACAGTTGGGCGACCGGCCGGGGGACATCGTTGACTCGGACAGCGGCGAGGTCGTCGGTGAGCATCAGGGCGCGTACGCCTACACCATCGGGCAGCGCAAGGGACTGCGACTAGCGAACCCGGTGAATGACGGTAAGCCCCGCTACGTGCTGAGCATCGAGCCGGTCGACAACCGGATCACAGTCGGCACCGCTGACGCGCTCGAAGTCACCACCGTCACCGCGCAGCGTCCGGTGTGGACCGGCGGTACGGCACCGGCGTTCCCGTGGCGCGGCGTCGTGCAAATGCGTGCACATGGCGGCATGGCCGAAGCCACCGCCGAGATCGACGCCGACGGGAATCTGCTCATCGGCCTGCTGACCTCTGCGCGCGGTATCGCGCCGGGACAGGCGGTCGTGCTGTACGACGACGACAGGGTGGTCGGATCGGCGACCATTTCCGCAGCTCACGCATGA
- a CDS encoding cysteine desulfurase family protein has translation MTDPEAEVYLDHAATTVIRESVIEAMSAVMRDVGNPSSLHSAGRRARQLVEQARENTARATGADPVEVIFTSGATEADNLAVIGGYRARVQDAGGILTSPAEHPAVHDAVRHLQHNENATAHWAIVNSAGSPLPDSVRAILTEHPVALAAFMWINNEVGTITDINSIGSICASAGVTLHVDAVQALGRVPIDFATLGAASVALSAHKIGGPQGIGALLAQRSFTPQPTSHGGGQERRIRSGTLAVANIVGFGTAILEAESERVAEAARLGRLRDQLANGAARLPEVHINGHAEYEPATTHPGILNLHVPGADADALLMLLDTAHIDVSTGSACTSGVSEPSHVILAMSGDERRAKQSIRISMGRTTSAEDIERLLHALPDAIDRARLASGNRR, from the coding sequence GTGACAGACCCAGAGGCGGAGGTATATCTCGATCACGCGGCCACGACCGTGATCCGAGAGAGCGTGATCGAGGCGATGTCAGCGGTCATGCGTGATGTCGGCAATCCCTCATCGCTACATTCGGCCGGGCGGCGCGCCCGCCAGCTCGTCGAACAGGCCCGCGAGAACACCGCGCGGGCCACGGGCGCTGATCCGGTGGAGGTCATCTTTACCAGCGGGGCCACCGAGGCAGACAATCTCGCCGTGATCGGCGGGTATCGCGCCCGGGTCCAGGATGCGGGCGGGATCCTCACTTCGCCGGCCGAGCACCCCGCGGTGCATGACGCCGTACGCCACCTGCAGCACAACGAGAATGCGACGGCCCACTGGGCGATCGTGAACTCCGCGGGGTCGCCGCTGCCGGACTCCGTTCGCGCGATCCTCACCGAGCATCCGGTCGCGCTCGCGGCCTTCATGTGGATCAATAACGAAGTCGGCACCATCACCGATATCAACAGCATTGGGTCGATCTGCGCCTCAGCCGGGGTCACCTTGCACGTTGATGCCGTGCAGGCGCTCGGGCGAGTACCGATCGACTTCGCAACGCTCGGCGCCGCATCTGTAGCCCTGTCGGCACACAAGATCGGCGGACCGCAGGGCATCGGCGCACTGCTGGCACAACGGTCCTTCACCCCGCAGCCGACCTCGCATGGCGGCGGCCAGGAACGTCGAATTCGCTCCGGCACGCTCGCTGTAGCCAACATCGTCGGCTTCGGTACGGCGATCCTTGAAGCCGAATCCGAACGCGTCGCCGAGGCAGCGCGACTGGGGAGGCTACGCGATCAACTCGCGAACGGCGCGGCCCGCCTGCCGGAGGTGCATATCAATGGCCATGCCGAATACGAGCCGGCAACGACGCATCCGGGCATCCTTAATCTGCACGTGCCCGGCGCGGACGCCGACGCGCTGCTGATGCTGCTGGACACCGCGCACATCGATGTCTCGACCGGTTCGGCGTGCACCTCGGGCGTTTCTGAACCCAGTCACGTCATCCTGGCTATGAGCGGCGACGAACGACGAGCTAAACAGAGCATCCGCATCTCGATGGGACGTACGACGTCTGCCGAGGACATTGAGCGACTGCTACACGCCCTGCCCGATGCGATCGACCGCGCGCGATTGGCCAGCGGAAACCGACGCTGA
- a CDS encoding alpha/beta fold hydrolase, producing the protein MTDYVAIAPGIRAADHSVRAPLDHAAASGHETIEVYAREVVGAEHDTPQQLPWLLFLQGGPGGASPRPTTRGGWLDAALKRYRVLLLDQRGTGLSTPIGPTLLRARGGVVGATDYVAQMRADSIVADAELFRDQVADGAQWTTLGQSYGGFCTFSYLSFAPHGLKRCLVTGGIPPIGLSAEDVYRRTWLRVLAKNGTYFSKFPADRARLDELLRHLTPQLRLPDGGALTRERLLGVGIDFGRSDGFASVHYLLEQALHGGEATAGFLAEVAARTDVADKPLYALLQEAIYCDTAGASQWAATRTRAELPVLAADAPRPLFTGEMMERWRFTDIPGMAPYAAIADELHRKDDWGALYDAEQLAHNEVPVAAAVYYDDMYVDADASLDVARRVPGVRAWVTNQYEHDGLRADVGVFERLEAMSRGMA; encoded by the coding sequence GTGACCGATTATGTGGCGATCGCGCCGGGCATCCGCGCGGCAGATCACTCGGTGCGCGCGCCGCTTGATCACGCTGCGGCGTCCGGGCACGAAACCATCGAGGTGTACGCGCGAGAAGTAGTCGGCGCCGAACACGACACTCCGCAGCAGTTGCCGTGGCTGTTGTTCCTACAAGGCGGTCCTGGCGGCGCATCGCCACGGCCCACCACGCGCGGCGGCTGGCTGGACGCGGCGTTGAAGCGGTACCGGGTGCTGCTGCTCGACCAGCGCGGCACAGGCCTCTCGACGCCGATTGGCCCCACGTTGCTGCGCGCTCGCGGCGGAGTGGTGGGCGCTACGGATTACGTGGCGCAGATGCGAGCCGATTCGATCGTCGCAGATGCTGAACTTTTTCGTGATCAGGTGGCCGACGGAGCCCAGTGGACGACACTGGGGCAGAGCTATGGCGGATTCTGCACGTTCAGCTATCTCTCCTTCGCCCCGCACGGCCTGAAGCGATGCCTCGTCACCGGCGGCATCCCGCCGATCGGGCTGAGCGCCGAGGACGTGTACCGGCGCACCTGGTTGCGAGTGCTGGCGAAGAACGGCACGTACTTCTCGAAATTCCCGGCCGACCGCGCCCGACTGGACGAACTGCTGCGTCACCTCACGCCACAACTACGACTACCGGACGGTGGCGCCCTGACCCGCGAAAGACTGTTGGGCGTCGGAATCGACTTCGGGCGCAGCGACGGGTTCGCCTCAGTGCATTATCTGCTTGAGCAGGCGCTGCATGGCGGCGAGGCCACGGCGGGGTTCCTCGCCGAGGTCGCCGCTCGCACCGACGTCGCGGACAAGCCCCTCTACGCCCTGCTGCAGGAGGCGATCTACTGCGACACAGCAGGCGCGAGCCAATGGGCAGCCACCCGCACCCGCGCAGAACTGCCGGTGCTGGCTGCCGATGCGCCGCGTCCGCTGTTCACCGGCGAGATGATGGAACGCTGGCGGTTCACGGATATACCGGGGATGGCGCCGTACGCCGCGATTGCCGACGAACTGCACCGAAAGGACGACTGGGGCGCGTTGTATGACGCCGAGCAGCTCGCGCACAACGAGGTCCCGGTGGCCGCGGCGGTGTACTACGACGATATGTATGTCGACGCTGACGCCTCGCTGGACGTCGCGCGGCGGGTGCCTGGAGTGCGAGCCTGGGTCACCAATCAGTACGAACACGACGGGCTGCGCGCCGACGTCGGCGTGTTCGAGCGCCTGGAGGCGATGAGCCGAGGAATGGCGTGA
- the polA gene encoding DNA polymerase I encodes MSDQKRLLLLDGHSLAYRAFFALPAENFQTTGGQSTNAVYGFTSMLINLLRDEEPTHVAVAFDLSRVSFRTEAYGEYKANRSKSPDEFKGQVSLIQDVLDAMGIPWLTKEGFEADDILATLTRQARADGMQVLVCTGDRDAFQLVDDTTTVLYPKQGVSVLSRIDNEEVVNRYGVPASRYRHLAALVGETSDNLPGVPGVGPKTAAKWITAYDGIDGIIEHLGEIKGKAGQSLRDHLPDVERNFSLNRLMDDLELPLAPADALIAQVDAGALNKIFDELQFRGQIRDRLNAVLAADEPVTAEAIEVEVATIEPGEVADWLGAHVGAGPTAVSFRGQWGRGTGELTGIALSTGEVAAYADITSSTMDPADEQALADWLADADSPKIIHDVKGPMLAVTARGWQLAGVAGDTALSAYLVNPGRRTFDLGALSAAYLHRDLQTESGSGAAQLTLDGGEEEADDAIAAEQISRAVATGQLARVLEPEIQQRGAHALLDDLELPLARLLADMEVRGIAINGDYLDELSKQFTQEVQQVASEAYSVIGHEINLGSPKQLQVVLFDELGLPKTKKIKTGYTTDADSLQSLLEQTEHPFLVSLMRHRDISRLRTVVDGLIPLADDAGRIHTTFQQMVAATGRLSSTDPNLQNVPVRTAEGRQIRRAFVPGRGYESLMTADYSQIEMRIMAHLSGDEGLIEAFTSGEDLHTFVASRAFRIDVKDVDPEMRRRIKAMSYGLAYGLSAYGLSQQLRITPAEAREQMDAYFERFGGVRDYLRDVVEEARVSGYTQTIMGRRRYLPDLTSDNRQRREMAERMALNAPIQGSAADIIKVAMLGVERSLQDAGVSSRVLLQVHDELVLEIAAGERDVVERIVREQMAAAATLDVPMEVSVGVGDNWEDAAH; translated from the coding sequence GTGAGCGATCAGAAGCGACTGCTACTCCTTGACGGACATTCCCTGGCCTACCGCGCCTTCTTCGCGTTACCCGCGGAAAACTTCCAGACCACCGGTGGGCAGTCGACGAACGCCGTCTACGGCTTTACCTCAATGCTGATCAACCTATTGCGAGACGAGGAACCGACCCATGTCGCGGTTGCGTTCGACCTCTCGCGAGTGTCCTTCCGTACCGAGGCGTACGGCGAATACAAGGCGAATCGCTCGAAGTCGCCGGACGAGTTCAAGGGACAAGTCTCGTTGATCCAGGATGTGCTGGACGCGATGGGTATCCCGTGGCTGACCAAGGAGGGCTTCGAGGCCGACGACATCCTCGCCACGCTCACTCGGCAGGCGCGCGCCGACGGTATGCAGGTTCTGGTTTGTACCGGTGACCGCGACGCCTTCCAACTGGTGGACGACACCACGACCGTGCTCTACCCCAAGCAGGGCGTCTCAGTGCTGTCACGGATCGACAACGAGGAAGTGGTCAACCGATACGGTGTGCCGGCCAGCCGCTACCGGCACCTCGCTGCGCTGGTCGGCGAAACCTCCGACAACCTGCCTGGAGTGCCGGGCGTCGGACCGAAGACAGCGGCGAAATGGATCACGGCGTACGACGGGATCGACGGGATCATCGAGCACCTCGGCGAGATCAAGGGCAAAGCCGGCCAGTCGCTGCGCGATCATCTGCCGGACGTCGAGCGCAACTTTTCGCTCAACCGGCTGATGGACGACCTGGAGCTGCCACTGGCACCGGCTGACGCGCTCATCGCGCAGGTGGACGCCGGCGCACTGAACAAGATCTTCGACGAGTTGCAGTTCCGCGGACAGATCCGTGACCGGCTCAACGCCGTCCTCGCCGCCGACGAACCCGTCACCGCCGAAGCGATCGAGGTCGAGGTGGCCACGATCGAGCCCGGTGAGGTGGCTGACTGGCTTGGCGCGCACGTCGGTGCGGGCCCCACCGCGGTGTCGTTCCGCGGACAGTGGGGCCGCGGCACCGGCGAACTAACCGGTATCGCGTTGAGCACCGGCGAGGTCGCGGCGTACGCCGACATCACCAGCAGCACGATGGATCCCGCCGACGAACAGGCGCTCGCGGACTGGTTGGCCGACGCCGATAGCCCGAAGATCATCCACGATGTGAAGGGCCCGATGCTCGCGGTCACCGCCCGCGGCTGGCAACTGGCCGGCGTAGCCGGCGACACCGCGCTGTCGGCATACCTGGTAAATCCGGGCCGACGCACGTTCGACTTAGGCGCACTGTCTGCGGCCTACCTGCACCGCGACCTGCAAACCGAGAGCGGCTCGGGCGCCGCCCAGCTCACCCTCGATGGCGGCGAGGAGGAGGCCGATGACGCGATCGCGGCCGAACAGATTTCGCGAGCCGTCGCCACCGGGCAATTAGCGAGGGTGCTGGAGCCTGAAATCCAGCAGCGCGGCGCGCACGCACTACTGGACGACCTTGAACTCCCGCTGGCTAGATTGCTGGCAGATATGGAAGTCCGCGGGATCGCGATCAACGGCGACTATCTCGATGAGCTCTCGAAACAGTTCACTCAGGAGGTACAACAGGTCGCCTCGGAGGCGTATTCGGTGATCGGTCACGAGATCAACCTTGGTTCGCCGAAACAGTTGCAGGTCGTGCTGTTCGACGAACTCGGATTGCCGAAGACCAAGAAGATCAAGACCGGGTACACCACGGATGCCGACTCGCTGCAGAGTCTGCTCGAGCAGACCGAACATCCGTTCCTGGTCAGTTTGATGCGTCATCGCGACATCAGCCGGTTACGCACCGTGGTCGACGGTTTGATTCCGCTCGCTGACGATGCCGGCCGAATCCACACCACGTTCCAGCAAATGGTTGCCGCAACCGGTCGGCTGTCCTCAACGGACCCGAACCTGCAGAACGTCCCCGTGCGCACCGCTGAGGGCCGGCAGATCCGGCGCGCATTCGTGCCGGGGCGTGGATACGAGTCCCTGATGACCGCCGACTACAGCCAGATCGAGATGCGGATCATGGCCCACCTATCCGGCGATGAGGGCTTGATCGAAGCGTTTACCTCCGGCGAGGACCTGCACACTTTCGTCGCGTCCCGCGCGTTCCGGATCGACGTTAAAGACGTTGACCCTGAAATGCGCCGTCGGATCAAGGCAATGTCCTACGGGCTGGCATACGGCCTGTCGGCATACGGACTTTCGCAGCAATTGCGGATCACGCCGGCAGAGGCTCGTGAGCAGATGGACGCGTACTTCGAGCGCTTCGGCGGGGTCCGCGACTACCTGCGTGACGTCGTGGAGGAGGCACGCGTATCGGGCTACACCCAGACGATCATGGGTCGCCGACGCTATCTGCCGGATCTGACCAGCGATAATCGGCAGCGGCGGGAAATGGCCGAGCGGATGGCGCTTAACGCGCCGATCCAGGGTTCGGCCGCCGACATCATCAAAGTGGCGATGCTTGGCGTAGAGCGCAGCTTGCAGGACGCCGGGGTGTCCTCGCGGGTGCTGCTGCAGGTGCACGACGAACTCGTATTGGAGATCGCCGCGGGCGAGCGCGATGTGGTCGAGCGGATTGTCCGCGAACAAATGGCGGCCGCGGCAACACTCGACGTACCGATGGAGGTCTCGGTCGGCGTCGGAGACAACTGGGAAGACGCCGCTCACTAG
- a CDS encoding PaaI family thioesterase produces MTSVAPTDPGYTPHPPPSHFGQRTVPEGQLDAKLGIEYLDYNPNHVVARMPVAGNLQPYGLMHGGASAVLAEGLGSTCAALNAAPGEVCVGVQVLANHHRAARAGVVTGVATPIHIGRSLKTVQIEITNEDGSLVCTAQLTAMALPKAPGA; encoded by the coding sequence ATGACAAGCGTTGCACCCACTGATCCTGGTTACACCCCGCACCCGCCGCCGTCGCATTTCGGACAGCGGACCGTGCCCGAGGGCCAACTCGATGCCAAACTCGGGATCGAGTACCTCGATTACAACCCCAATCATGTCGTGGCGCGGATGCCGGTCGCCGGAAATCTGCAGCCGTACGGTCTGATGCACGGCGGCGCGTCCGCGGTACTCGCTGAGGGTTTGGGCTCCACGTGCGCGGCGCTCAACGCCGCCCCCGGCGAGGTGTGCGTGGGCGTACAGGTGCTGGCCAACCATCACCGCGCTGCGCGCGCCGGCGTCGTGACCGGCGTGGCGACCCCGATCCACATCGGCCGTTCGTTGAAGACCGTGCAGATCGAGATCACCAATGAGGACGGCTCGCTGGTGTGTACGGCTCAACTGACCGCGATGGCGCTGCCCAAGGCCCCTGGCGCGTAA
- a CDS encoding GNAT family N-acetyltransferase codes for MPRATVLIREAVAADEALVTAIANAEISTDGLLTSGAKLMLDSPTGPPPQFGAVLNHPEFRTILAVDPTDDQVVGLAVMSEDLFSTLIGRPAVYVHYLFVLDDRRHRGVGSAMLGDVTRFADELGAESVVIGLWTEARDVNRYFAKLGFTPVVQRRIAPVSTLRRTLGLARPVTSRRRNASP; via the coding sequence ATGCCCCGAGCGACGGTACTCATCCGCGAAGCGGTAGCCGCCGACGAAGCGCTGGTCACCGCCATCGCCAACGCCGAAATCAGCACCGATGGGCTGCTGACGTCCGGGGCAAAGTTGATGTTGGACTCGCCGACCGGTCCGCCACCGCAATTCGGCGCCGTGCTGAACCACCCTGAATTCCGTACGATCCTGGCGGTTGATCCCACCGACGATCAGGTCGTCGGGCTCGCCGTCATGTCCGAGGACCTGTTCAGCACGCTGATCGGGCGACCGGCTGTGTACGTGCACTACTTGTTCGTGCTCGATGATCGCCGCCACCGAGGGGTGGGCAGCGCGATGCTCGGCGACGTGACTCGATTCGCCGACGAACTCGGTGCAGAGAGCGTCGTCATCGGGTTGTGGACCGAAGCCCGCGACGTGAACCGCTACTTCGCGAAACTCGGGTTCACCCCTGTCGTCCAGCGCCGGATCGCCCCGGTCAGCACGTTACGGCGCACGTTGGGCCTCGCGCGCCCGGTGACGTCCCGTCGGCGCAACGCAAGCCCCTAA
- a CDS encoding ANTAR domain-containing response regulator, producing MHSEHENDRPHRRVLVAEDEALIRLDLCEMLRDEGYEVVGEARDGQEAIDMAEQLRPDLIVLDVKMPHVDGLTAAEIIGERRIAPIVILSAFSQRELIDRALKAGVMGYLTKPFSQSDLAPAIEMAYARFAERRALETEIGDLNDLIETRKLVDRAKGYLMTVHKLTEPAAFRWIQQQAMERRTTMKAVAEAVLDHSKGR from the coding sequence GTGCACAGCGAGCACGAGAACGACAGACCGCACCGCCGAGTGCTAGTCGCCGAGGACGAGGCGTTGATTCGTCTTGACCTGTGCGAGATGCTCCGCGATGAGGGGTACGAGGTCGTCGGTGAAGCACGCGATGGCCAGGAAGCTATCGATATGGCCGAGCAGTTACGCCCCGACCTGATCGTGCTGGACGTGAAGATGCCGCATGTCGACGGTCTGACCGCCGCTGAAATCATCGGTGAGCGCCGAATCGCGCCGATCGTGATCCTGTCGGCGTTCAGTCAGCGCGAACTCATCGACCGGGCCCTGAAGGCAGGTGTGATGGGGTATCTCACCAAGCCGTTCTCGCAGTCCGATTTGGCGCCGGCGATCGAGATGGCGTACGCGCGGTTCGCCGAGCGGCGCGCACTGGAAACCGAGATCGGCGACCTCAATGACCTCATCGAGACGCGGAAGCTAGTCGATCGCGCCAAGGGGTACTTGATGACCGTGCACAAACTTACCGAGCCTGCCGCTTTCCGGTGGATTCAGCAGCAGGCCATGGAGCGGCGTACGACGATGAAGGCCGTTGCCGAGGCCGTCCTAGATCACTCCAAGGGCCGCTGA
- a CDS encoding LCP family protein, translating into MTHPEDQDRTRELPAYLDPRGVDQPTERYRGAAYDPRVDHHRPAADQPTQVYPPAAQQPPAQRSPYQPAAQPPGAYPPGGSPTGGDDVPPRKRKRRGWKIFGSVVLVLVVAIAGFVIYLDTSLNREDILADYDGRPADTPGVTWLLVGSDSREDLTDEQKDELATGDAEGKRTDTIMLLHIPDSDAPPSLISLPRDTLTDIPDYGQQKLNAAFAFGGGSLLAQSVEGLTGLRIDRYAEIGFGGFAGIVDAVGGVEMCLDEPMNDPLAGLDLEAGCQTLNGSQALGYVRTRASANADLDRVQRQREFLSALLSEAASFGTLINPFTSVPLALEVADTLIVDDDVHLWHLASMGLAMGSGDLVTTTVPVAATPTLPEVGSVVQWDDAAATAMFDAIRADEAIPSELITTE; encoded by the coding sequence ATGACGCATCCTGAGGACCAGGACCGCACGCGCGAACTTCCTGCCTACCTCGACCCTCGCGGCGTCGATCAGCCCACAGAGCGGTACCGGGGTGCGGCGTACGACCCACGTGTCGATCATCACCGCCCGGCCGCCGACCAACCCACGCAGGTATATCCGCCGGCGGCGCAGCAGCCGCCGGCGCAGCGCTCGCCCTATCAGCCGGCCGCGCAGCCACCGGGCGCGTACCCGCCCGGTGGGTCACCCACCGGTGGTGACGACGTACCGCCGCGGAAGCGGAAACGGCGCGGCTGGAAGATTTTCGGGTCCGTGGTGCTAGTGCTCGTAGTGGCTATCGCGGGATTCGTGATCTACCTCGACACATCGCTCAACCGCGAGGACATCCTCGCCGATTATGACGGTCGGCCCGCCGATACACCGGGGGTGACGTGGCTACTGGTCGGCTCGGACTCGCGCGAAGATCTGACCGACGAGCAGAAGGACGAACTCGCCACGGGCGATGCCGAGGGCAAACGGACCGACACGATCATGCTGCTGCATATCCCGGATTCTGACGCGCCGCCGTCGCTGATCAGTCTGCCGCGGGACACGCTGACCGACATACCCGATTACGGGCAGCAGAAGCTGAATGCGGCGTTCGCGTTCGGTGGTGGCTCGTTGCTGGCGCAGAGCGTCGAAGGGCTGACCGGGCTGCGCATCGATAGGTACGCCGAGATCGGGTTCGGCGGGTTCGCTGGCATCGTGGACGCCGTCGGCGGCGTCGAGATGTGCCTCGACGAGCCGATGAATGACCCACTGGCCGGCTTGGACCTAGAGGCTGGATGTCAGACGCTCAACGGGTCGCAGGCGCTCGGGTACGTGCGTACCCGAGCCAGCGCCAATGCCGATCTCGATCGCGTGCAGCGTCAGCGCGAGTTCCTGTCCGCGCTGTTGTCCGAGGCCGCCAGCTTCGGCACGCTGATCAACCCGTTCACGTCGGTGCCGCTTGCCCTCGAGGTCGCCGACACCCTCATCGTCGATGATGACGTGCACCTGTGGCACCTTGCCTCGATGGGGCTCGCGATGGGCTCCGGCGACCTGGTGACGACGACGGTGCCGGTTGCGGCGACGCCGACGCTGCCGGAGGTCGGCTCGGTGGTCCAGTGGGACGACGCTGCGGCTACCGCAATGTTTGATGCGATTCGCGCCGATGAGGCGATCCCCAGCGAATTGATCACCACCGAGTAG
- a CDS encoding acyl-CoA thioesterase — protein MSQPQELSALRHAAAPGQDGQLAVDMLVKLLDLEKLEEDLYRGLSPAVTLQRTFGGQVAGQALVAAGRTVGQEYDVHSLHSYFLRPGDPEIPIIYHVDRTRDGRTFSARRVEAIQHGKPIFTLSASFCIPEEGSFEHQVTMPEVVGPDELPTYRERIAGKEELLGEGAKLPRPVELRYISTPPWERTRATDEEFNEIWMKVDGVLPDDKFLHICALTYASDMTLLDSSVSRHGVSWARGEVLGASLDHAVWFHRPFRADEWLLYKSTSTTGGRARGFCQGQIWSQDGRLIATTAQEGLVRRLG, from the coding sequence ATGTCTCAACCTCAGGAGCTTTCGGCGCTGCGTCATGCCGCCGCACCCGGCCAGGATGGTCAGTTGGCCGTCGACATGCTCGTCAAACTGCTTGATCTGGAGAAGCTCGAAGAGGATCTCTACCGCGGCTTGAGCCCGGCGGTCACGTTGCAACGGACCTTTGGCGGCCAGGTCGCCGGACAGGCGCTCGTTGCCGCGGGACGCACTGTGGGGCAGGAGTACGACGTTCATTCGCTGCACTCGTATTTCCTTCGCCCGGGCGACCCGGAGATCCCGATCATCTATCACGTCGATCGCACCCGTGACGGCCGTACGTTCAGCGCACGCCGGGTCGAGGCGATTCAGCACGGTAAGCCGATCTTCACGTTGTCGGCGTCGTTCTGCATCCCCGAGGAGGGTTCGTTCGAACACCAGGTCACGATGCCGGAGGTCGTCGGCCCGGATGAGTTGCCGACGTACCGCGAGCGGATCGCTGGTAAGGAAGAACTGCTCGGTGAGGGCGCTAAACTGCCGCGACCGGTCGAGTTGCGTTACATCTCCACGCCGCCGTGGGAGCGTACGCGCGCGACGGACGAAGAGTTCAACGAGATTTGGATGAAGGTCGACGGCGTCCTGCCCGACGACAAGTTTCTGCACATCTGTGCGCTCACGTATGCCAGCGATATGACGCTTCTGGACTCGTCGGTGAGCCGGCACGGAGTCAGTTGGGCGCGGGGTGAGGTGCTCGGCGCCAGTCTGGATCACGCGGTGTGGTTTCACCGACCCTTCCGCGCCGATGAGTGGTTGCTTTACAAATCCACCTCCACGACCGGAGGGCGCGCCCGGGGCTTTTGCCAGGGGCAGATCTGGTCGCAGGATGGCCGGTTAATCGCCACGACCGCGCAGGAAGGCCTGGTCCGCCGCCTGGGCTAG